The following are encoded together in the Lactuca sativa cultivar Salinas chromosome 1, Lsat_Salinas_v11, whole genome shotgun sequence genome:
- the LOC111885076 gene encoding transcription factor MYB46, producing MRKPDPIMREKVCSNTNSNKGMVKLRKGLWSPEEDEKLMNYMLRNGQGCWTDIARNAGLQRCGKSCRLRWINYLRPDLKRGAFSPQEEQLIVHLHSILGNRWSQIAARLPGRTDNEIKNFWNSTIKKRLKMNNNVCRSSPNNSIDETSSDPSRDVMGAGMFMTMHDHDLMAMCMDSSLTSTTTTSSSSMHNNSMIMKGHDQFGQLPSLLQTHINRDTNGDSNLFNVSPCLGEVGMGGDGGGYGDCGILEVPYMMGMENENSNLGSGAMDGDVNANATNYMFEKKSTNFNHHFSGEIDGKVKVEEVVGFENHWSGESLKMGEWDLEGLFANIPSLPFLDF from the exons ATGAGAAAGCCAGATCCGATCATGAGAGAAAAGGTGTGTAGCAATACGAATAGCAATAAAGGAATGGTGAAGCTTAGAAAGGGATTGTGGTCTCCTGAAGAAGATGAGAAGCTGATGAATTACATGTTAAGAAATGGTCAAGGGTGTTGGACTGATATCGCCAGAAATGCTGGCTTGCAACGCTGTGGAAAGAGTTGTCGCCTTCGTTGGATCAATTACTTGAGGCCTGACCTCAAACGTGGTGCATTTTCTCCACAAGAAGAACAACTCATTGTTCATTTGCACTCTATTCTCGGCAACAG GTGGTCTCAAATAGCAGCTCGTCTTCCGGGAAGGACGGATAATGAGATAAAAAACTTTTGGAACTCCACGATAAAGAAAAGGTTAAAAATGAACAACAACGTTTGTAGAAGCTCACCAAACAATAGCATTGACGAAACATCCTCGGATCCAAGTAGAGATGTCATGGGAGCTGGTATGTTCATGACCATGCATGATCATGACCTCATGGCCATGTGCATGGACTCATCACTGACATCCACAACGACCACATCATCCTCATCCATGCATAACAATTCTATGATTATGAAGGGTCATGACCAATTTGGTCAATTACCATCACTCCTTCAAACTCACATCAATCGTGACACAAATGGTGACTCAAATTTGTTTAATGTTTCCCCTTGTTTAGGAGAAGTTGGTATGGGAGGAGACGGCGGAGGATATGGGGATTGTGGTATTCTTGAAGTACCATACATGATGGGAATGGAAAATGAAAATAGTAACCTTGGGAGTGGGGCCATGGATGGAGATGTTAATGCTAATGCTACTAATTACATGTTTGAGAAGAAATCAACCAATTTTAACCACCACTTTAGTGGGGAGATTGATGGGAAAGTTAAAGTGGAGGAGGtggttggttttgaaaatcattgGTCGGGAGAAAGCTTGAAAATGGGAGAATGGGATTTGGAAGGTTTATTTGCAAATATACCTTCCTTACCTTTTCTTGATTTCTAA